Proteins encoded in a region of the Pseudomonas sp. PDNC002 genome:
- a CDS encoding methyl-accepting chemotaxis protein, which produces MDIARPRIVLILTLQTCGLVLLFIAQALGGWPLSLCLLLAAALLWGPWFIREKAAPAGALAVLPDVAELTRELSQGTSRNALSAAGVSYSVQQLVEKLESQVVAAEQIVGSAEVMIHTERATSNLARQAKEAATLARAGSDAGRGELQAAIACMHELSLRASASRALIETLNARSEDIQRVTQVIQSIASQTNLLALNAAIEAARAGEHGRGFAVVAEEVRGLAGRTAEATDEVGQMIEDIQRQTGEVVEQIRQLTDDLGQGVNQVESTGRQLQDIAGLAATVETQITEIAEGAEINRNQLDSLFAAVEQVRGDLRASDEQTHRLADAAVQLETQAEMISERLAEVALDDYHQRVYDLARAGAQAIGARFETDVDSGRIGFDDLFDRDYQPLPGTRPQKYRTRFDRYTDEVLPRIQEDLLQRHEGLVFAIACTAEGYVPTHNQAFSHPPSGDPQVDMLKSRSKRLFNDRTGVRCGSHNQRMLLQTYCRDTGELMHDLSVPIYVGGRQWGGLRLGYRPET; this is translated from the coding sequence ATGGATATCGCGCGCCCGCGTATCGTCCTCATCCTTACCCTGCAGACTTGCGGCCTGGTGCTGCTGTTCATCGCCCAGGCGCTGGGCGGCTGGCCGTTGTCGCTGTGCCTGCTACTGGCCGCGGCGCTGCTCTGGGGGCCGTGGTTCATCCGTGAAAAGGCGGCTCCTGCGGGAGCGCTGGCAGTGCTGCCGGACGTCGCCGAGCTGACCCGCGAGCTGTCCCAGGGCACCAGTCGCAACGCGCTGTCCGCCGCCGGGGTGTCGTACTCGGTACAGCAGCTGGTGGAGAAGCTGGAATCCCAGGTAGTGGCCGCCGAGCAGATCGTCGGCAGCGCCGAGGTGATGATCCATACCGAGCGCGCGACGTCCAACCTGGCGCGCCAGGCGAAGGAAGCGGCGACGCTCGCCCGTGCAGGCAGCGATGCCGGTCGCGGCGAGTTGCAGGCGGCCATCGCTTGCATGCATGAGCTCAGCCTGCGCGCCAGTGCCAGCCGCGCGCTGATCGAGACATTGAATGCGCGCAGCGAGGACATCCAGCGGGTAACCCAGGTGATCCAGTCCATCGCCAGCCAGACCAACCTGCTGGCGCTCAATGCCGCCATCGAGGCGGCACGGGCAGGGGAGCATGGCCGCGGTTTTGCCGTGGTTGCCGAGGAAGTCCGCGGGCTGGCCGGGCGTACCGCCGAGGCCACCGATGAGGTCGGGCAGATGATCGAGGACATCCAGCGCCAGACCGGCGAGGTGGTGGAGCAGATCCGCCAGCTCACCGATGACCTGGGGCAGGGCGTCAACCAGGTCGAAAGTACCGGCCGACAACTGCAGGACATCGCCGGCCTGGCCGCCACTGTCGAAACCCAGATCACCGAGATCGCCGAAGGCGCGGAGATCAACCGCAACCAGTTGGACAGCCTGTTCGCCGCCGTGGAGCAGGTGCGCGGCGACCTGCGCGCCAGCGACGAGCAGACGCATCGTCTGGCGGACGCGGCGGTCCAGCTGGAAACCCAGGCTGAGATGATCAGCGAGCGTCTGGCCGAGGTGGCGCTGGACGACTATCACCAGCGCGTCTATGACCTTGCCCGCGCCGGTGCGCAGGCCATCGGTGCGCGATTCGAGACGGACGTCGACAGCGGCCGGATCGGCTTCGACGACCTGTTCGACCGTGATTACCAGCCACTGCCGGGCACCCGTCCGCAGAAGTACCGTACCCGTTTCGATCGCTACACCGATGAAGTGCTGCCGCGCATCCAGGAAGACCTGCTGCAACGCCATGAAGGGCTGGTGTTCGCCATTGCCTGTACCGCGGAAGGCTACGTGCCGACGCACAACCAGGCGTTCAGCCATCCGCCGAGTGGCGACCCGCAGGTGGATATGCTCAAGAGTCGCAGCAAGCGCCTGTTCAACGACCGTACCGGCGTGCGTTGCGGCAGCCACAACCAGCGGATGCTGTTGCAGACCTACTGCCGCGATACCGGCGAGCTGATGCACGATCTCTCGGTACCCATCTACGTCGGTGGCCGGCAATGGGGCGGACTGCGCCTGGGCTACCGTCCCGAAACCTGA